The uncultured Fibrobacter sp. genome has a window encoding:
- a CDS encoding saccharopine dehydrogenase family protein — MARALIIGCGAVATVAIKKCCTCSEVFSEICIASRHRENCEKLAQELRPNTKTVITTAAVDADKAENVAKLIKEYKPDLVMNIALPYQDLAIMDACLECGVNYMDTANYEPENIDDPEWRKIYDKRVKEQGFSAYFDYSWQWAYKEKFEKAGLTALLGSGFDPGVSQAYCAYALKHQFDTIEEIDILDCNGGDHGYKFATNFNPEINLREVSAPGSYWDTDENGKGHWVEIPAMSIKREYVFDEVGKKDMYLLHHEEIESLAQNIPGVKRIRFFMTFGQSYLDHMRCLEDVGMLSTQPIKFQGQDIVPIQFLKALLPDPASLGPRTKGKTNIGCIFKGKKDGKDKTYYLYNVCDHQECYKELGSQAIAYTTGVPAMCGAMMVLTGKWNKPGVHTVEEFDPDPFMDALTKYGLPWKENFNPVLVD, encoded by the coding sequence ATGGCAAGAGCCTTGATTATCGGTTGTGGCGCCGTCGCCACGGTTGCTATCAAGAAATGCTGCACCTGCAGCGAAGTCTTCAGCGAAATCTGCATCGCGAGCCGTCACCGCGAAAACTGCGAAAAGCTCGCCCAGGAACTCCGCCCGAATACAAAGACGGTCATTACGACTGCCGCCGTGGATGCTGACAAGGCCGAAAACGTTGCCAAGCTCATCAAGGAATACAAGCCCGACCTCGTGATGAACATCGCGCTTCCATACCAGGACCTCGCCATCATGGACGCCTGCCTGGAATGCGGCGTGAACTACATGGACACGGCGAACTACGAACCCGAAAACATCGACGATCCCGAGTGGCGCAAGATCTACGACAAGCGCGTGAAGGAACAGGGTTTCAGCGCCTACTTCGATTACAGCTGGCAGTGGGCTTACAAGGAAAAGTTTGAAAAGGCCGGCCTCACGGCGCTCCTCGGTTCCGGCTTTGACCCGGGTGTTTCCCAGGCCTACTGCGCCTACGCCCTCAAGCACCAGTTCGACACCATCGAAGAAATCGACATTCTCGACTGCAACGGCGGCGATCACGGCTACAAGTTCGCGACGAACTTCAACCCCGAAATCAACCTCCGCGAAGTGTCCGCTCCGGGTAGCTACTGGGACACCGACGAAAACGGCAAGGGCCACTGGGTCGAAATCCCGGCCATGAGCATCAAGCGCGAATACGTGTTCGACGAAGTGGGCAAGAAGGACATGTACCTGCTGCACCACGAAGAAATTGAATCGCTGGCCCAGAACATCCCGGGCGTGAAGCGCATCCGCTTCTTCATGACGTTCGGTCAGAGCTACCTCGACCACATGCGCTGCCTCGAAGACGTGGGCATGCTCAGCACCCAGCCGATCAAGTTCCAGGGTCAGGACATCGTGCCGATCCAGTTCCTGAAGGCTCTCCTTCCGGACCCGGCAAGCCTCGGTCCCCGCACCAAGGGCAAGACCAACATCGGTTGCATTTTCAAGGGCAAGAAGGACGGCAAGGACAAGACCTACTATCTGTACAACGTTTGCGACCACCAGGAATGCTACAAGGAACTCGGTAGCCAGGCTATCGCCTACACCACCGGCGTGCCCGCCATGTGCGGTGCCATGATGGTGCTTACCGGCAAGTGGAACAAGCCGGGTGTGCATACCGTGGAAGAATTCGACCCGGATCCGTTCATGGATGCCCTCACCAAGTACGGCCTCCCCTGGAAGGAAAACTTCAACCCGGTGCTGGTAGACTAG
- the speA gene encoding biosynthetic arginine decarboxylase: MKKWRIDDSRDLYNVKGWGVNFFDINEKGHATVHPLKDGGPDIDLYELVQELSLRDVSTPMLLRFPDILDSRIEKINECFNKARKEYGFNGSYYSIFPIKVNQQRAVLEEVVSHGKKFNIGLEAGSKPELHAVLANMDNPDSLIICNGYKDEDFIELALLAQKMGKKIFVVVEKMNELHLVVELSRRIGVRPNIGIRIKLASSGSGKWEESGGYHSKFGLNSSELLEALDYIKEEKMEDCMKLIHFHLGSQITNIRHIKSGLREVSQFYVQIRKMGMSLEFVDVGGGLGVDYDGTRSSNASSVNYSIQEYANDVVYAMFEACENGGVAHPNIIAESGRALAAHHSILVFNVLETAGQAFFDENLHEIDDNAPDALKDLYGIYKGLTPKNLLESWHDAIQLNDDVLNGFKVGDYDLPTRAMCERLFWSIVRKVDLLAKDLRHPPYELSELPRLLAQKYFCNFSLFQSLPDSWGVDQVFPLMPIQRLNEEPTVETTLQDVTCDSDGKIDMFVRGGDVSRTLPLHELKNGEPYYIAVYLVGAYQEILGDLHNLFGDTNAVHIVCNDKGGYEIDKVIDGESVEDVLDYVNFSDKALVRTMENWVSRSVKEGKISLQEGKEFLNIYRGGLYGYTYLE; the protein is encoded by the coding sequence ATGAAAAAATGGCGCATTGACGATTCCCGTGACTTGTACAATGTCAAGGGTTGGGGCGTGAACTTCTTCGACATCAACGAGAAGGGACACGCAACGGTTCACCCGCTCAAGGATGGCGGTCCGGACATCGACCTGTACGAACTCGTGCAGGAACTTTCGCTCCGTGACGTTTCGACTCCGATGCTGCTGCGTTTTCCGGATATTCTGGACAGCCGCATCGAGAAGATTAACGAATGCTTTAACAAGGCCCGCAAGGAATACGGCTTCAACGGGAGCTACTACAGCATCTTCCCGATCAAGGTGAACCAGCAACGCGCCGTGCTCGAAGAAGTCGTCAGCCACGGCAAGAAGTTCAACATCGGTCTTGAAGCCGGTTCCAAGCCGGAACTGCACGCCGTACTCGCGAACATGGACAATCCGGATTCGCTGATTATCTGCAACGGCTATAAGGACGAAGACTTTATCGAACTCGCGCTCCTTGCGCAGAAGATGGGCAAGAAGATTTTTGTCGTCGTCGAGAAGATGAACGAACTCCACCTGGTCGTGGAACTTTCCCGCCGTATTGGCGTGCGTCCGAACATCGGCATCCGAATCAAGCTTGCAAGCTCCGGTAGCGGCAAGTGGGAAGAATCCGGCGGATACCACAGCAAGTTCGGCCTGAACAGCTCCGAACTGTTGGAAGCACTGGACTACATCAAAGAAGAGAAGATGGAAGACTGCATGAAGCTCATCCACTTCCACCTGGGTAGCCAGATTACGAACATCCGCCATATCAAATCGGGCCTGCGCGAAGTCTCGCAGTTCTACGTGCAGATTCGCAAGATGGGCATGAGCCTGGAATTCGTGGACGTGGGCGGCGGTCTCGGCGTCGATTACGACGGCACCCGCAGTTCCAACGCGAGCTCGGTGAACTACTCCATTCAGGAATACGCAAACGACGTGGTGTACGCCATGTTCGAAGCCTGCGAAAACGGAGGGGTTGCCCACCCGAATATCATCGCGGAATCTGGCCGTGCGCTTGCCGCACACCATTCCATTCTGGTGTTCAACGTCCTGGAAACGGCCGGTCAGGCTTTCTTCGACGAGAACCTCCACGAAATCGATGACAACGCCCCCGACGCCCTAAAAGATCTTTACGGCATTTACAAGGGACTCACCCCGAAGAACCTGCTCGAAAGCTGGCATGACGCCATTCAGCTGAACGACGACGTGCTCAACGGATTCAAGGTCGGCGATTACGACTTGCCCACGCGCGCCATGTGCGAACGCCTGTTCTGGAGCATTGTACGCAAGGTGGACCTGCTCGCCAAGGACTTGCGCCATCCGCCTTATGAACTGAGCGAACTTCCGCGCCTTCTGGCCCAGAAGTATTTCTGCAACTTCAGCTTGTTCCAGAGCCTGCCGGACAGCTGGGGCGTAGACCAGGTTTTCCCGCTCATGCCGATCCAGCGCCTGAACGAAGAACCGACTGTGGAAACCACGCTGCAGGATGTCACTTGCGACTCCGACGGTAAAATCGACATGTTCGTGCGCGGTGGTGACGTGAGCCGCACGCTCCCGTTGCATGAGCTCAAGAACGGCGAACCGTACTACATCGCTGTTTACCTCGTGGGCGCCTACCAGGAAATCCTCGGTGACCTGCACAACCTCTTCGGCGATACGAACGCCGTCCACATCGTGTGCAACGACAAGGGCGGCTACGAAATCGACAAGGTGATCGACGGTGAATCCGTGGAAGACGTGCTCGACTACGTGAACTTCAGCGACAAGGCCCTTGTGCGCACCATGGAAAACTGGGTGTCGCGCTCCGTGAAGGAAGGAAAGATCAGCCTGCAAGAAGGCAAGGAATTCCTGAACATCTACCGCGGCGGCCTGTACGGATACACGTATCTAGAGTAG
- a CDS encoding class I SAM-dependent RNA methyltransferase — MFFEQAIAHQIPGYTREADSAHGESLAMLDYKDELSIKDHAIQEFWDVNRLAGTPQKIIASPLPRAYRTTSKRRVFMQPGNLQFDRQESMLEPEEHNKIYEFLFEKLITPAYKPLAYALNWIIIRGTYKYRVVIFNIKKIDASIVRKLKLISDALQQSPLHVTAAHAYVDTTESDYYLEAKRPTEGLNFKQLFGPRELSLNLGKFSLKYPVTGFSQINESQIHNLIKAASRMLSLTKEDHFLDLYCGYGLFSFALGEAAKSVLGVEWEGPSIDCAKASAKYLKKNYKFIAGKIDEMFVQTRLPRPVPNEPEKILLDPPRKGCEPGVIHALAMRKPIRVAHVFCGTDEIPASLKEWERYGYRVREVQPLDLFPGTPHLETIVMLERK, encoded by the coding sequence ATGTTTTTTGAACAAGCTATCGCACACCAGATTCCTGGTTACACTCGGGAAGCAGACTCCGCCCACGGCGAGTCGCTTGCCATGCTCGACTACAAGGACGAGCTTTCCATCAAGGACCATGCCATCCAGGAATTCTGGGACGTGAACCGCCTGGCGGGAACTCCGCAAAAGATTATTGCAAGTCCGCTTCCCCGCGCTTACCGCACCACGAGCAAGCGCCGCGTATTCATGCAGCCGGGCAACTTGCAATTTGACCGTCAGGAATCAATGCTGGAACCCGAGGAACACAACAAGATTTACGAGTTCCTGTTCGAAAAGCTGATTACTCCGGCCTACAAGCCGCTCGCCTACGCGCTCAACTGGATTATTATCCGTGGCACCTACAAGTACCGCGTCGTGATTTTCAACATCAAGAAAATCGACGCGAGCATTGTTCGCAAGCTCAAGCTGATTTCGGATGCACTGCAGCAGTCTCCGCTCCACGTCACCGCGGCACATGCCTACGTAGACACGACGGAATCCGACTACTACCTCGAAGCAAAACGCCCCACCGAAGGACTCAACTTCAAGCAGCTTTTCGGACCGCGCGAACTCAGCCTGAATCTGGGCAAGTTCAGCCTCAAGTATCCGGTAACGGGTTTCAGCCAGATTAACGAAAGCCAGATCCACAACCTGATCAAGGCGGCAAGCCGCATGCTTTCGCTAACCAAGGAAGACCACTTTCTGGACCTTTACTGTGGTTACGGTCTGTTCAGTTTTGCGTTGGGAGAAGCGGCCAAGTCCGTACTCGGCGTAGAATGGGAAGGTCCGTCGATCGACTGTGCGAAAGCATCTGCAAAGTACCTCAAGAAAAACTACAAGTTCATCGCCGGAAAGATCGACGAGATGTTCGTGCAGACAAGGCTTCCGCGACCGGTTCCGAACGAACCCGAAAAGATTCTGCTGGACCCGCCGCGCAAGGGATGCGAACCGGGCGTGATTCACGCGCTTGCCATGAGAAAGCCGATTCGTGTAGCCCATGTGTTCTGCGGCACCGATGAAATTCCCGCTTCGCTCAAAGAATGGGAACGCTACGGTTACCGCGTGCGCGAAGTGCAGCCGCTCGACTTGTTCCCCGGCACCCCGCACCTCGAAACCATCGTG